The Flavobacterium commune genome contains the following window.
TTTGTCTGTTAGGATTGCTGTGTCAAATGCAATTGTTTCTACATTTATTTTGTCATATTCTTTGTGTGTTCCAAACCAAATTACATAACATGCGCTTTGTAGAAAATTAACTGAAATAACCAAGCGAAAATCATTTCCTTTGATATTGAAAACTACCCGATTATTATTTACAACACTTGCATTTCCATAAACTTTTTTGAGTTCGTTGAAGTTGTTAAATTCCAGTTTTGAAAATTCATTATACCAAATGAGCAATTGTGTGGCTGCGATTGGATACTTTTTGATATAAAATAAAATCGTTTTCTTTACAAGGATTTTCATTTAACAAAGGTAATTAAAAGTTTTCAATTTGCAAACTTTGTTTCGGGTTATCCGTTTTAAAATCTGTTATGTTTTAGTTGACAGTAGTGGTTTTTACCTCTGCTTTGTGTTAGATAAAAGTAAACAAG
Protein-coding sequences here:
- a CDS encoding type II toxin-antitoxin system HigB family toxin — its product is MKILVKKTILFYIKKYPIAATQLLIWYNEFSKLEFNNFNELKKVYGNASVVNNNRVVFNIKGNDFRLVISVNFLQSACYVIWFGTHKEYDKINVETIAFDTAILTDKKI